One region of Chlorobiota bacterium genomic DNA includes:
- the rpsS gene encoding 30S ribosomal protein S19: protein MARSLKKGPYVDANLIKKVEALNNQNQKRVVKTWARASTIAPDFVGHTFAVHNGQKFIPVYVTENMVGHKLGEFSPTRNFRGHSGDKKK from the coding sequence TGGCACGTTCGCTTAAGAAAGGCCCCTATGTTGATGCCAATCTGATCAAGAAGGTCGAGGCGTTGAACAACCAGAACCAGAAGCGCGTTGTGAAAACGTGGGCGCGTGCTTCAACGATTGCCCCCGATTTTGTGGGCCATACGTTCGCGGTGCACAACGGGCAAAAATTTATCCCGGTGTACGTTACCGAAAACATGGTGGGGCACAAGTTGGGCGAGTTCTCGCCAACGCGGAACTTCCGCGGACACTCTGGCGACAAGAAGAAGTAA
- the rplV gene encoding 50S ribosomal protein L22 has translation MLEARAKRRNIRSSPRKMRLVIDLIRGKNANEALNILRFMPNRASLAAEQTLRSAVANLMNKDDRGSLDEDAIFVKAVFVDQGVTMKRMLPAPQGRAYRMRKRSNHLTIVVGTK, from the coding sequence ATGCTTGAAGCACGCGCAAAACGACGCAACATCCGTTCTTCACCCCGCAAAATGCGATTGGTGATTGACCTGATTCGTGGCAAGAACGCCAACGAAGCGCTGAACATCCTGCGCTTTATGCCAAACCGCGCTTCCCTTGCTGCCGAGCAAACGCTCCGTTCAGCGGTTGCCAACCTGATGAATAAAGACGACCGTGGAAGCCTTGATGAAGATGCGATCTTCGTGAAAGCAGTCTTCGTGGACCAAGGCGTCACCATGAAACGGATGCTTCCGGCCCCGCAAGGGCGCGCCTACCGGATGCGGAAACGCTCCAACCACTTAACCATTGTGGTGGGAACAAAGTAA
- the rpsC gene encoding 30S ribosomal protein S3, whose translation MGQKTNPIGLRLGIIRSWDANWYDEKNFAQKLTDDMMVRKYLRNRLKRAGVSRIVIERTAKLMRLTIHTSRPGVVIGRSGKEIAQLEEEVRQVAKMDVKILIHEIKRPELDAYLVAENIAQQLEGRVAFRRAMRQSLASAMRMGAEGVRILLSGRLGGADMSRTEQYKEGSVPLHTLRADIDYAQATAQTKQGAIGVKVWICKGHVVGQQPINV comes from the coding sequence TTGGGACAGAAAACGAATCCAATTGGACTCCGGCTTGGCATCATCCGTTCATGGGATGCCAACTGGTATGATGAGAAGAACTTTGCACAGAAACTGACCGACGACATGATGGTGCGGAAATACCTCCGCAACCGTCTGAAGCGGGCCGGTGTCAGCCGCATCGTGATCGAGCGCACGGCAAAACTGATGCGCCTGACGATCCACACATCCCGCCCCGGCGTGGTGATTGGCCGCAGCGGCAAGGAGATCGCTCAGCTTGAGGAAGAAGTCCGCCAGGTAGCAAAAATGGACGTGAAAATTTTGATCCATGAGATCAAGCGTCCGGAACTTGATGCTTACTTGGTGGCCGAGAACATCGCCCAGCAGCTTGAAGGGCGTGTGGCATTCCGCCGCGCAATGCGCCAGTCGCTTGCCTCGGCAATGCGGATGGGTGCCGAAGGGGTTCGTATCCTTCTCTCTGGCCGGCTTGGTGGCGCGGATATGTCCCGCACCGAACAGTACAAAGAAGGGAGCGTGCCGCTGCACACCTTGCGTGCGGACATTGACTACGCACAGGCCACGGCCCAAACCAAGCAAGGGGCGATTGGGGTGAAGGTTTGGATTTGCAAAGGGCATGTTGTTGGCCAGCAGCCGATCAACGTGTAA